A single window of Nitrospiria bacterium DNA harbors:
- a CDS encoding choice-of-anchor X domain-containing protein, with protein MRKVTALVAVALTAMSCSLAAGQGAGPVILDLAVDPSSGPPGTVYTISVRIESPRDPKAIVPLLYQVREGAEKIEVAIHDDGLDGDAAKGDGRYTGRSVVPDTAAQKTHRFEVFIRDKAGRKSNVLEYRFTVLKGAAI; from the coding sequence ATGCGAAAGGTGACGGCCCTTGTTGCGGTTGCCCTGACGGCGATGTCCTGCTCTCTCGCGGCCGGGCAGGGTGCCGGCCCGGTGATCTTGGACCTTGCGGTCGATCCCTCCTCCGGCCCTCCCGGAACGGTTTATACGATCTCGGTCCGCATCGAGAGCCCGCGCGATCCGAAGGCGATCGTTCCGCTTCTGTACCAGGTGAGGGAAGGCGCGGAGAAGATCGAGGTCGCGATTCATGACGACGGTCTGGACGGCGACGCGGCAAAAGGGGACGGCCGTTATACGGGCCGAAGCGTCGTCCCGGACACGGCGGCGCAGAAGACGCATCGCTTCGAGGTCTTCATACGCGACAAAGCCGGGCGAAAGAGCAATGTCCTGGAATACCGTTTTACGGTATTAAAAGGCGCGGCGATTTAA